CAAAACGGCAGCTGAATCGTCAACAGGGTCTGCACCACTGAGTGTACAAAGCCTCCCACCCAAGAAGCTGCCACCAGCCAGCCACAGACACGCTTGTTAACAGTACTCGTGTAATGAAGCGGCTTGCATATAGCAACGCAACGATCATAGGCCATCACTGTGAGAAGGAAGATCTCAGTGCACCCAAAGAAATGGCCTGCAAATAGTTGAGCTATGCAGCCCACAAAAGAGATGGTCTTCTTCTCAACAAGAAGGTCATAAATGAGTTTGGGAGCTGTGACAGTAGAGTAACTGATGTCTACAACAGACAAGTAGctcaggaagaagtacatgggagAGTTCAGCTGTTCACTTGTCTTTATAGTAATGATGATAAACAGGTTTCCAAGAATTATAGCGGCATAGAAGACTAAGAATAATGAGAAGCACACTTTCGCTACTGTCTTATCTTGTGTCAGTCCATGGAGGATGAACTCCGTCACATTGTTTTTGTTCTCCATAGACACCATGTAGACAGGACctgaagcacagaaaagagaCACCAGCTATGGCATTAGACATGGGACATTATCAGTACACATTCATACTGACCACTGGTATGTTAAATATTAAGCATATGTCCTTTGCTGTCTTTTTGGGACAGTTTCCATTTAAAGTCAATGCTTCCCTCAAGGAGTAACAGGTGATATCCAAATCAGAATGTATTATTGACATCTATAATAACAAGCTTAGATTATTTATTTGAGGAGGGTGGTAGAAATAATACTCTCAAGGTTCCTAGTTCTCACCTTtgcctcttttaaaaaagaagactAATTACCAGGTCCCCTCAAGACCCACTTTTACCCTATGttagtttggaaataaaatttgaCCGAAAGAGACAGTGCAGCTAGAATTCAAGTTTCAACATTTTGAACATGGCCTGAGGAAGGTCCTTGCGTAAGCAGCGATTGTACACTCCTCTTCAGTCCTCTAAAGGATTGCAAGAGAACTACTCCTTATTATCTCTCTGGCTGTGATAGACCTGAATAAGTTCAGTCACAGAAAGAGCTGGCCAGTGTTACAGTACATGAATGAACTAATCTGGAGCTAACTTGCGTTAATAGTGCATTAGCAGGGGTTTGTATACCTCACCCAGGCCCTGGACTTAGTGTGGAACACCTCATAAATACACCTGTAGTGACACCGGGGGAATGAATGCACCACTGGTGACCCTCCTTTTCTCAGAAACACCCACGATCTCACCTTTGCGGCATTCCCATACAGTACACAAGTATCGCTAGTGTTCGATTTACACATGAAGATAGAGGTGGCAAAAGTGTAATAACCTTGTCTACGGTATCAGCAAGCCCTTTGGGGTCTGAATTCTACCTGACAACCACAGGACACTCAGTTCTTTCTCCTGAGCTCTCTGCCTCAAATCCTGGCTACTCCCCACCGCGGGCAGCAGAGGAAAGGCTCTTCAGTGTCTCCATCACTGTCTCCGTGCCCCTCCACGAGCAGAGAGAAAGCACGGTGGGACAGACCAAAGTGTGTGTGTCATGGCCGTTGCTGCCTGACACGTACGGCTCAGACGGTGTAAGATCGAGCACATAGGCAGTGCCGTCATCGGCTCCTGAATCCTCTCTGTAACACTGACGGCATCCTTTTGACAGGTCTTTCTGGAAACGGCATATAACGGGAAAAAGGCAAATAAGACAACAACTAGAACAAAGGCTGAAAAATCTGTAAATCTGTAATTGAATTTTTTCTAATTCATAAAATGGACCTCACAAAAGTCACTCAGCAGAAATGCCTGTTTTCAAAGGTAAGATTTCAGTCGCACTTGAGCAAAACAAAGGAACAATATCAGAAAACTTACACCGTTCGTATTTGCTAGTCTCCAAGAGTTCACCTGCTATTGCTCCTCTCACCACTTTACGTGGTTTCATCAGAACGTCCTAGCTGCAAGTTGCTGCTTAGATGTTGTGAAAGCAATCCATCTCTCTGCCAATTCTGAAACCTACGGTGGCTGAAAAGAACAGCCCGACTCTCCATCCGCATTTCTCA
The DNA window shown above is from Accipiter gentilis chromosome 17, bAccGen1.1, whole genome shotgun sequence and carries:
- the LOC126046984 gene encoding olfactory receptor 4S2-like; its protein translation is MVSMENKNNVTEFILHGLTQDKTVAKVCFSLFLVFYAAIILGNLFIIITIKTSEQLNSPMYFFLSYLSVVDISYSTVTAPKLIYDLLVEKKTISFVGCIAQLFAGHFFGCTEIFLLTVMAYDRCVAICKPLHYTSTVNKRVCGWLVAASWVGGFVHSVVQTLLTIQLPFCGPNEIDHYFCDVHPLLKLACTDTYIIGVSVAANSGVISLSCFVVLVVSYAVILVSLRTCSSKGRLKALYTCTSHITVVVLFFGPCIFIYMRPSTTFSADKMVSVFYTVVTPMLNPLIYTLRNEEVKNAMKKLWSRKVKRSEK